In the genome of Acidobacteriota bacterium, one region contains:
- a CDS encoding pyruvate, phosphate dikinase, with amino-acid sequence MAKYVFSFGEGKADGNGKMKDELGGKGAGLAEMTNAGLPVPPGFTLSTATCREYYKLGNRVPEEADTQMRAALEGLQRAAGQKLGDAANPLLVSVRSGAKFSMPGMMDTILNLGLNDQTVAGLAKRSQNPRFAYDSYRRLMQMFGNVVQEIPKDAFDAIFDGQKKRRRVKLDTDLNAADLQAVIAGYKKLIQKHTGKPFPQDAVEQLTMARDAVFRSWFNDRARHYRRMNNISEDLGTAVNVQAMVFGNLGETSGTGVGFTRNPATGEKEFYGEFLMNAQGEDVVAGIRTPVPIRELEKQMPNVYQQLRDITTRLERHYRDMQDFEFTIQDGRLYMLQTRNGKRTGRAAVKLATDMVNEGLITKVEAVFRVDANQVYELLFPRFDPKQLKNYEPLAHGLPASPGAAVGQIVFTADAAVAWTQKKKGPVLLVRAETTPEDIHGMEVAAGILTSRGGMTSHAAVVTRGMGKCCVAGASGIVVDEHTRKLTIGKRSFAEGAWISIDGSSGNIYAGQVPTVPGDPKDPLLQAFMAWAEPHRKIGVRANADIPRDAKAARSFGAEGIGLCRTEHMFFGEGKIEYMRAMILADDEKQRRAALRKLLPLQRRDFAGIFEAMDGFPVTIRTLDPPLHEFLPQREEILVDRERLRLTSGAAKRKVLAEIRAKYKDYAVTDLASLEHLLARVQDLHEVNPMLGLRGCRLGILYPEITEMQARAIFEAAVQVQKKGKTVKPEVMIPLVGTAKELALQAAIVRRVADEVLAAAAVKLPYLVGTMIELPRAALVAGEIAAEAQFFSFGTNDLTQTTYGFSRDDIGKILPVYFEQGVLKQDPFASIDQGGVGQLVQMGTERGRRTRPDLKVGICGEHGGDPESVKFFHRTGLNYVSCSPYRVLTARLAAAQAGASDEQGQAARTA; translated from the coding sequence ATGGCCAAATACGTATTTTCATTCGGTGAAGGCAAGGCGGACGGCAACGGCAAAATGAAGGATGAGCTGGGCGGAAAAGGCGCGGGTCTGGCGGAAATGACCAACGCCGGGCTGCCGGTGCCTCCTGGATTTACGTTGTCGACGGCGACCTGCCGCGAGTACTACAAGCTCGGCAACCGCGTGCCCGAGGAGGCCGATACGCAGATGCGGGCGGCGCTTGAGGGCTTGCAGCGCGCCGCTGGGCAGAAATTGGGCGACGCCGCCAATCCGCTGCTGGTGAGCGTGCGCAGCGGGGCCAAATTCTCCATGCCGGGCATGATGGATACCATCCTCAATCTCGGGCTGAACGACCAGACGGTGGCGGGGCTGGCGAAGCGCAGCCAGAATCCTCGTTTCGCCTACGACTCCTATCGGCGGCTGATGCAGATGTTCGGCAACGTGGTGCAGGAAATCCCCAAAGATGCCTTCGACGCGATTTTCGACGGGCAGAAGAAACGCCGGCGCGTGAAGCTGGACACCGATCTGAACGCCGCCGATTTGCAGGCGGTCATCGCCGGCTACAAGAAGCTGATCCAGAAGCACACCGGCAAGCCGTTCCCACAGGATGCCGTTGAGCAGCTCACCATGGCGCGCGACGCCGTCTTCCGTTCCTGGTTTAACGATCGCGCGCGGCATTACCGCCGTATGAATAATATTTCTGAGGACCTCGGCACCGCGGTAAACGTGCAGGCCATGGTCTTCGGTAATTTGGGCGAAACCAGCGGCACGGGCGTGGGCTTTACGCGCAATCCGGCAACGGGCGAAAAGGAGTTTTACGGCGAGTTCCTGATGAACGCGCAGGGCGAAGACGTGGTCGCTGGGATTCGCACGCCGGTGCCCATCCGCGAGCTCGAGAAGCAAATGCCCAATGTCTATCAGCAACTGCGCGACATCACCACGCGGCTGGAGCGGCATTACCGCGATATGCAGGATTTCGAGTTCACTATTCAGGACGGCCGGCTGTATATGCTGCAGACGCGCAACGGCAAACGCACCGGCCGCGCCGCGGTGAAGCTGGCTACCGACATGGTCAACGAAGGGCTGATCACCAAGGTCGAGGCTGTGTTCCGCGTGGATGCCAATCAGGTCTACGAGCTGCTGTTCCCGCGCTTTGACCCAAAGCAGTTGAAGAATTACGAGCCGCTGGCGCATGGTCTACCGGCCTCGCCGGGCGCGGCCGTTGGCCAAATCGTGTTTACTGCAGACGCTGCCGTCGCGTGGACGCAAAAGAAGAAAGGACCGGTGTTGCTGGTGCGCGCCGAGACGACACCGGAAGACATTCATGGCATGGAAGTCGCCGCGGGTATTCTCACCTCGCGCGGCGGCATGACCAGCCACGCCGCCGTGGTTACGCGCGGCATGGGTAAGTGCTGTGTGGCCGGCGCCAGCGGCATCGTGGTGGACGAGCACACCCGCAAGCTCACCATCGGCAAGCGCAGCTTTGCCGAAGGCGCCTGGATTTCGATTGACGGCAGCAGCGGCAATATCTACGCAGGCCAGGTGCCAACGGTGCCTGGCGATCCGAAAGATCCGCTGTTGCAGGCCTTCATGGCCTGGGCCGAACCGCACCGCAAGATTGGGGTGCGCGCCAATGCCGATATTCCGCGGGACGCCAAAGCGGCACGGTCGTTTGGCGCGGAGGGCATCGGCCTGTGCCGTACCGAACACATGTTTTTCGGCGAAGGCAAGATCGAGTACATGCGCGCCATGATTCTGGCCGACGATGAAAAGCAGCGCCGCGCGGCACTGCGCAAGCTGCTGCCGCTGCAACGGCGTGATTTCGCCGGCATTTTCGAGGCCATGGATGGATTCCCGGTCACCATCCGCACCCTGGATCCGCCCTTGCACGAGTTTTTGCCCCAGCGCGAGGAGATCCTGGTGGACCGCGAGCGGCTGCGGCTTACTTCCGGCGCGGCCAAGCGCAAGGTGCTGGCCGAAATCCGCGCCAAGTACAAGGACTACGCCGTCACCGACCTCGCCTCGCTCGAGCATCTGTTGGCCCGGGTTCAGGATCTGCACGAAGTGAATCCCATGCTGGGGCTACGCGGTTGCCGCCTCGGCATCCTCTATCCGGAGATCACGGAGATGCAGGCGCGCGCCATTTTCGAAGCCGCCGTGCAGGTGCAGAAGAAGGGCAAGACGGTCAAGCCGGAGGTCATGATCCCGCTGGTCGGCACTGCCAAGGAGCTTGCTCTGCAAGCGGCGATTGTGCGCCGCGTGGCCGACGAGGTGCTTGCGGCCGCGGCGGTGAAACTTCCGTATCTGGTGGGCACCATGATCGAACTACCGCGGGCGGCGCTGGTGGCCGGCGAAATTGCCGCGGAAGCACAGTTCTTCAGCTTCGGCACCAACGATCTGACGCAGACCACCTATGGTTTCTCGCGCGACGATATCGGCAAAATTCTGCCGGTGTACTTCGAGCAGGGCGTGCTCAAGCAGGACCCGTTTGCCTCCATCGATCAGGGCGGCGTGGGCCAGCTTGTGCAGATGGGCACCGAGCGCGGCCGGCGCACGCGGCCCGATCTCAAAGTGGGCATCTGCGGCGAACACGGCGGCGACCCGGAGTCGGTGAAGTTCTTCCACCGCACCGGGCTGAA
- a CDS encoding peptidase S10, with amino-acid sequence MHACKNLCRCLPLFVTMRASSRVVRNPRGFLAMTSRCFRWTGLVLGLALAASVPATAQFAARPQTFAYETAATDPPPVKTQHSITVGGKTLSYTAEVGKIAVPDASGKTMGHMFYVAYILDNPDPSHPRPVTFSYNGGPGSDSVYVHMGGFGPRRVVLQDNGNNPPPPYTIVDNADTWLDSSDLVFIDAIGTGYSRATSHKNLVYASSAQGDLECFAQFVRLWLYDNNRLNSPLILAGESYGTFRSAGLADVLWQHHIPVSGIVLLSSVLNMATLRPSYSNDRPYWLALPTQTAIAWHFHKLAPQYQKMSLPDAVKASEEWAQTKYEHYLDLGDALQGAQRQQALQEMSGFTGLSPQFLDSWNLRVSTALFDASLLRGQRETIGRYDGTQIGTSQTPGQTRPDYDASDLLGVPYLHEFVSYMENELDYKTTLEYGDRGMGGAGIERWNYNISSGGFGNFFGGAGDDVSQDLERVFAQNPSMRLMLCEGYFDQATPMLEATYSMRHLFITPAEQSHISIEHYLSGHMIYAHKDSREKLHRDFGAFVKTLPGVAQ; translated from the coding sequence ATGCACGCGTGCAAAAACCTTTGCCGTTGCCTTCCGCTTTTTGTCACAATGCGAGCTTCAAGCAGAGTTGTTCGTAACCCGAGAGGATTTCTTGCCATGACGTCACGATGTTTCCGCTGGACGGGCCTTGTCTTGGGCCTCGCCCTGGCTGCCAGCGTGCCCGCGACGGCTCAGTTTGCCGCCCGGCCCCAGACATTCGCCTATGAAACTGCGGCCACCGATCCACCGCCGGTCAAAACCCAACACAGCATTACCGTCGGCGGCAAGACGCTTAGCTACACCGCCGAGGTGGGCAAGATAGCCGTTCCCGATGCCAGCGGCAAGACCATGGGGCACATGTTCTATGTGGCCTACATCCTCGACAACCCGGACCCGAGCCATCCCCGCCCCGTGACGTTCAGCTATAACGGCGGCCCGGGATCGGATTCGGTCTACGTGCACATGGGGGGGTTCGGCCCGCGCCGTGTGGTCCTGCAGGACAACGGCAACAACCCTCCGCCGCCGTACACTATCGTGGACAATGCCGATACCTGGCTCGATTCTTCCGACCTGGTTTTCATCGATGCCATCGGCACCGGCTACAGCCGTGCCACCTCGCACAAGAACCTGGTCTATGCCTCCAGTGCCCAGGGCGACCTCGAGTGCTTCGCGCAGTTCGTCCGCCTCTGGCTCTATGACAACAATCGTCTGAACTCGCCCCTTATTCTGGCTGGCGAAAGCTATGGCACCTTCCGCTCGGCCGGCCTGGCCGACGTGCTCTGGCAGCATCACATTCCCGTGAGCGGCATCGTGCTGCTCTCGAGCGTACTGAACATGGCGACCCTGCGGCCTTCCTACAGCAACGATCGGCCCTACTGGCTGGCGTTGCCCACGCAAACCGCCATCGCCTGGCATTTCCACAAGCTCGCACCTCAATATCAAAAAATGTCGCTGCCCGACGCCGTCAAAGCATCCGAAGAATGGGCACAAACCAAGTACGAGCATTATCTCGACCTGGGCGATGCGCTCCAGGGCGCTCAGCGCCAGCAGGCACTGCAGGAAATGTCCGGCTTCACCGGCCTCTCGCCCCAATTCCTCGATAGCTGGAATCTGCGCGTGAGCACGGCGCTGTTCGACGCTTCTCTGCTCCGTGGCCAGCGCGAAACTATCGGCCGCTACGATGGCACGCAAATCGGCACCTCGCAGACGCCCGGCCAGACGCGACCGGATTACGACGCCAGCGACCTGCTCGGCGTGCCCTACCTGCATGAGTTCGTGAGCTACATGGAAAACGAGCTCGACTATAAGACCACGCTGGAGTACGGCGATCGCGGTATGGGGGGCGCCGGCATCGAGCGCTGGAACTACAACATCAGCAGCGGTGGCTTCGGCAACTTTTTCGGAGGCGCGGGCGACGACGTCAGCCAGGATTTGGAGCGCGTCTTCGCCCAGAATCCGTCCATGCGACTCATGCTGTGCGAAGGCTACTTCGATCAGGCGACGCCGATGCTCGAAGCCACCTACAGCATGCGGCATCTGTTCATCACCCCGGCCGAACAGAGCCACATCAGCATCGAGCATTACTTGTCCGGTCACATGATCTACGCCCACAAAGATTCGCGCGAAAAGCTGCACCGCGACTTTGGCGCCTTTGTGAAGACGCTGCCGGGAGTCGCCCAGTGA
- a CDS encoding peptidase S10, which translates to MRRLALAATLVLSIGLLASAQRRRPETFGYEPAATDPPPVKTHHSITVNGKTLSYTAEVGKIPIPDASGKTMGHMFYVAYMLDHPDPAHLRPVTFSYNGGPGSDSVYVHMGGFGPERVALDNNGSNPAPPYEIVPNADTWLDVTDLVFVDAIGTGYSRATSRKTLMEAATAQGDLETFAQFVRLWLYQNNRLNSPLILAGESYGTFRTAGLSDVLWQHHIPLSGIVLLSAALNMNTITASYSDDLPYWLALPTQTAIAWHFHKLPANLQSEPLPQVEQQAEQWAETKYVHYLNLGGALQGAERQQAIEEMSEYTGLSPQFLDSWNLRISTGLFDSSLLRSQRETIGRYDGTQIGHSRTPGQTYPDYDASDLLSTPYLHEFVNYLKNDLDFKTTVEYGDRGMGGAGIPAWTYNIRGNGKAGGWGTSGGGNDASQNLELTFAQDPSLRLMLCEGYFDQATPTLEAEYAIRHLFITPEAMTHVTIEHYMSGHMIYAHKDSREKLHRDFDNFVKTLPGVAQ; encoded by the coding sequence GTGAGGCGTCTGGCGCTCGCCGCGACCCTGGTCCTGAGCATTGGCCTGCTGGCCAGTGCTCAGCGCCGGCGTCCAGAAACCTTCGGCTATGAACCTGCGGCTACCGATCCGCCACCGGTCAAAACGCACCACAGCATCACCGTGAACGGCAAGACGCTGAGCTACACGGCTGAAGTGGGCAAAATTCCGATCCCCGACGCCAGCGGCAAAACCATGGGCCACATGTTCTACGTGGCCTACATGCTCGACCATCCCGATCCGGCGCATCTGCGTCCGGTCACCTTCAGCTACAACGGCGGCCCGGGGTCGGATTCCGTCTATGTGCATATGGGCGGCTTCGGTCCCGAGCGCGTCGCCCTGGACAACAACGGCAGCAATCCTGCGCCGCCTTATGAAATCGTTCCCAATGCCGATACCTGGCTCGACGTAACCGACCTGGTGTTCGTTGATGCCATCGGCACCGGTTATAGCCGCGCCACCTCGCGCAAGACCTTGATGGAAGCGGCTACGGCGCAGGGCGACCTCGAGACCTTCGCGCAGTTCGTCCGCCTCTGGCTCTACCAGAACAATCGCCTCAACTCGCCGCTGATTTTAGCCGGAGAAAGCTACGGTACCTTTCGCACCGCCGGACTGTCCGACGTGCTTTGGCAGCATCACATTCCGCTGAGCGGCATCGTGCTGCTGTCGGCCGCGCTCAACATGAACACCATTACCGCTTCTTACAGCGACGATCTGCCCTACTGGCTCGCTCTCCCAACCCAGACCGCCATCGCCTGGCACTTCCATAAGCTGCCGGCAAATTTGCAAAGCGAGCCGCTGCCGCAGGTCGAGCAACAAGCTGAGCAGTGGGCCGAAACCAAATACGTTCATTACTTGAATCTGGGCGGCGCACTGCAAGGTGCTGAGCGTCAGCAGGCGATCGAGGAGATGTCGGAGTACACCGGCTTGTCGCCGCAATTCCTCGATAGTTGGAACCTGCGCATCTCCACCGGCCTGTTCGACTCTTCCCTGCTGCGCAGCCAGCGCGAAACCATCGGCCGCTACGACGGCACGCAGATCGGCCACAGCCGCACGCCCGGCCAAACTTATCCGGATTACGACGCCAGCGATCTGCTTTCTACGCCCTACCTGCACGAGTTCGTGAACTACCTGAAAAACGACCTCGATTTTAAAACCACCGTCGAATATGGGGATCGCGGCATGGGCGGCGCGGGCATTCCGGCCTGGACCTATAACATTCGTGGCAACGGCAAAGCCGGTGGCTGGGGTACCAGCGGCGGCGGCAACGACGCCAGCCAGAATCTCGAACTCACCTTCGCTCAGGATCCTTCGCTGCGGCTCATGCTCTGCGAGGGCTACTTTGATCAGGCCACGCCAACCCTCGAGGCCGAGTACGCCATCCGGCATCTCTTCATTACACCCGAGGCGATGACCCACGTCACCATCGAACATTACATGTCCGGCCACATGATCTACGCCCACAAAGATTCGCGGGAAAAACTGCACCGCGATTTCGATAATTTCGTCAAAACCCTCCCGGGAGTTGCGCAATGA